One genomic segment of Melospiza georgiana isolate bMelGeo1 chromosome 21, bMelGeo1.pri, whole genome shotgun sequence includes these proteins:
- the TEX2 gene encoding testis-expressed protein 2, translating to MTSRNSSHADKTGEMSSKQSTPKVQVQRSVSRETITIHFSAFGKEEEEEEEEFKEFLDEELDDQSIVTALEAKEDLCFEHSGHDLFGPATSLNMANSASPLSSSPAVLPAAETVKLLDSTSPSQILSAVPPVLSPSSHSCHTSGSSGAPAPPVEQKSSLSSPSSSPSRSVACSSGSSTVSSSKPFKGLVKSFSTEVEPKEPTPPMRHRHLMKTLVKSLSTDTSKQESEAVSYRPPDSKLNLHLFKQFTQPRATGGDSKTAPSSPLTSPSDTRSFFKVPEMEAKIEDTKRRLSEVIYEPLQLLSKIMGDESSSHRPKALSSSASELSNLSSLNGHLESNNNYSIKEEECDSEGDFSGGDFNLNKSDHSRWAEEHAKEVETKSSQSASTKDVGSKPSLVLEKCLLSALVSREDEEFCELYSEDFFLLEEESKTDKPAENVVEPEMTEETVTMLSSEDENNLDVQQSEIPVKTLYLLILLVYAYLIIPLPGYLSGLLLGMALGFMVAVCVIWLLIPRTHEYLKLHKSMKKRWNTGALDIKEPEILKGWMNEIYNYDPETYHATLTHSVYVRLEGSTLRLSKPNKNISRRAVYNEPKPEVTYVSQKIYELTDSKISLVPKSLARKRIWNKKYPICIELAKQEDFMAKAQTEKETAEEKPAEKVDLNIEESKKPQDGVKSTCQKDQVLYLFGRTGREKEEWFRRFLLASKLKSEVKKPPSGSKPGVLPAHSRADSQSGVLTHSRSSSKGSTEEVTILLKHKDLAGSMRQKMLLDYNIYMAKCIPQEKKSPSGSPVVSADSSPTAVKKLPDANVEAEEEEQEAWVNALLGRIFWDFLGEKYWSDLVSKKIQMKLSKIKLPYFMNELTLTELDMGIAVPKILQAFKPSIDHRGLWVDLEMSYNGSFLMTLETKMNLTKLGKEPLGEALKVGEIGREGFRPRAYCLADSDEESSSAGSSEEDDAPELAGEKQLTPGGEGYVGGHRTSKIMRIVDKITKSKYFQKATETEFIKKKIEEVSNTPLLLTVEVQECRGTLVINIPPPPTDRIWYGFRRPPYLELKARPKLGEREVTLVHVTDWIARKLEQEFQKIFVMPNMDDVYIPLMHSAMDPRSSTCPPQDLSTEASDQP from the exons ATGACAAGTCGGAACAGTAGCCATGCAGACAAAACTGGTGAAATGTCCTCAAAGCAGTCAACACCAAAAGTGCAGGTCCAGCGATCTGTCTCCCGAGAAACCATCACAAttcatttctctgcatttgggaaggaggaagaagaggaggaagaggagttTAAAGAGTTTCTTGATGAGGAACTAGATGACCAAAGCATTGTAACAGCACTTGAAGCCAAGGAAGACCTCTGCTTTGAGCATAGCGGCCATGACCTTTTTGGTCCAGCTACCTCGCTTAACATGGCCAACTCTGCATCACCGCTGTCCTCGTCGCCTGCAGTTCTGCCAGCTGCAGAAACTGTGAAGCTCTTGGACTCTACTTCCCCATCCCAAATACTCAGTGCAGTGCCACCGGTCCTGTCTCCATCGTCACACTCATGTCACACGTCTGGCTCATCAGGTGCACCAGCACCACCTGTGGAACAGAAATCCAGTCTGTcttccccatcctcatccccctCCAGGTCAGTTGCCTGCTCTAGTGGCTCATCCACAGTTTCTAGTTCAAAGCCTTTTAAGGGGTTGGTCAAGTCCTTTTCAACAGAAGTGGAACCAAAAGAACCCACCCCACCGATGCGACACAGACACTTAATGAAAACCTTGGTGAAATCTCTGTCTACAGACACTTCTAAACAGGAGTCTGAAGCTGTGTCTTACAGGCCACCTGACTCAAAACTGAACTTGCATCTGTTCAAACAGTTCACTCAACCTCGAGCTACAGGTGGTGATTCTAAAACTGCCCCCTCCTCTCCATTAACATCCCCCTCTGACACTCGTTCCTTTTTTAAAGTACCCGAAATGGAGGCTAAAATTGAAGATACAAAACGACGCCTTTCTGAGGTAATCTAtgagcctctgcagctgctcagcaaaATAATGGGTGATGAAAGTAGTAGCCACAGGCCCAAAGCCTTATCTTCAAGTGCTTCAGAACTCTCAAACCTTTCCAGTTTGAATGGCCATTTGGAAAGCAATAACAACTACAGCATTAAGGAAGAGGAGTGTGATTCTGAAGGGGATTTCTCTGGGGGTGACTTTAACTTGAATAAGAGTGATCATTCAAGATGGGCAGAAGAACATGCAAAAGAGGTGGAGACCAAAAGCTCTCAGTCTGCAAGCACAAAGGATGTGGGGTCAAAACCTTCACTTGTACTTGAAAAATGTTTGTTGTCTGCACTAGTGagcagggaggatgaggagtTTTGTGAACTGTATTCTGAAGACTTTTTCTTGCTAGAGGAAGAAAGCAAAACTGATAAACCTGCTGAAAATGTGGTGGAGCCTGAGATGACTGAGGAAACTGTTACTATGCTCAGTAGTGAAGATGAAAATAATCTGGATGTGCAACAGTCTGAAATACCAGTGAAAACTTTATACTTATTAATACTGTTAGTCTATGCTTACCTTATTATCCCTCTCCCTGGCTATTTAAGTGGACTTTTACTTGGAATGGCCCTTGGATTTATGGTAGCTGTCTGTGTGATTTGGCTTCTTATTCCACGTACTCATGAGTATCTCAAATTGCATAAAAGCATGAAAAAGCGATGGAATACAGGAGCTCTGGACATCAAAGAACCTGAAATACTGAAG GGATGGATGAATGAAATTTATAATTACGATCCAGAAACGTACCATGCTACATTGACTCACTCTGTCTATGTGCGACTCGAAGGCAGCACCCTACGACTTTCAAAAcccaataaaaatatttctagaagAGCTGTGTACAATGAGCCAAAGCCTGAAGTCACATATGTCAGTCAAAAAATTTATGAACTAACAGACAGCAAG ATTTCCCTGGTTCCTAAGAGCCTGGCACGGAAACGCATTTGGAATAAGAAATACCCAATTTGCATTGAACTGGCCAAACAGGAGGACTTCATGGCCAAGGCCCAGACTGAGAAGGAGACTGCAGAGGAGAAACCTGCTGAGAAAGTGGACTTGAACATTGAGGAATCCAAGAAGCCTCAGGATGGAGTGAAGTCCACTTGCCAAAAGGATCAAGTGCTTTACCTCTTTGGAAggacagggagggagaaggaggagtgGTTCAGAAGGTTCCTTCTTGCATCAAAGCTCAAGTCTGAAGTAAAGAAGCCACCCAGTGGGAGCAAGCCAG gggtgctgccagcacacagcagagctgacagTCAGTCTGGAGTTCTCACTCACAGCCGGAGCAGCAGCAAGGGAAGCACAGAAGAAGTCACAATCCTTCTAAAGCACAAGGACCTGGCTGGCAGCATGAGGCAGAAAATGCTTCTGGACTACAATATTTATATGGCAAAGTGTATtccacaagaaaagaaaagccctTCAGGTAGTCCAGTCGTCAGTGCAGACAGCAGCCCTACAGCTGTGAAAAAG TTGCCAGATGCCAATGTGGAAgctgaagaagaagaacaggaggCCTGGGTGAACGCTCTGCTTGGAAgaatattttgggattttttaggaGAGAAGTATTGGTCTGATCTAGTGTCAAAGAAGATCCAAATGAAACTTAGCAAAATAAAG CTGCCCTACTTCATGAATGAGCTGACTCTGACTGAACTTGACATGGGGATAGCAGTGCCCAAGATCCTTCAAGCCTTCAAACCTTCTATTGATCACAGAg GACTTTGGGTTGATTTGGAAATGTCCTACAATGGATCTTTTCTAATGACCCTGGAGACCAAGATGAACTTGACCAAACTTGGGAAAGAGCCTCTTGGGGAGGCATTGAAGGTTGGCGAGATCGGCCGGGAAGG TTTCAGGCCAAGGGCATATTGTCTTGCAGACAGCGATGAGGAATCCTCCAGCGCCGGCTCTTCGGAGGAGGATGATGCtcctgagctggcaggagagaagcagctgaccccaggaggagaagg GTATGTTGGAGGACATCGGACAAGTAAAATCATGAGAATCGTGGATAAAATTACGAAGTCAAAATACTTTCAGAAAGCAACAGAGACTGagtttattaagaaaaaaattgaagaggTCTCCAATACTCCATTGCTGCTAACAGTTGAAGTACAGGAGTGCAGAGGAACACTAGTGATTAACATTCCACCTCCACCCACTGACAGAATATG GTATGGCTTCCGAAGGCCTCCCTACCTGGAGTTAAAAGCGCGGCCAAAACTTGGTGAGAGAGAAGTGACTCTGGTTCATGTAACAGACTGGATAGCAAGGAAACTGGAACAGGAGTTCCAG AAAATCTTTGTCATGCCAAACATGGATGATGTCTATATTCCTTTAATGCACTCAGCCATGGATCCCCGCTCCTCCACGTGCCCTCCTCAAGATCTGAGCACGGAGGCCTCTGATCAACCATGA